One Alnus glutinosa chromosome 3, dhAlnGlut1.1, whole genome shotgun sequence genomic region harbors:
- the LOC133864576 gene encoding uncharacterized protein LOC133864576, which yields MLSAKSESDITSLAPSSPSRSPKRPVYYVQSPSRDSHDGDKSSSMQATPIYNNSPMESPSHPSFGRHSRNSSASRFSGIFRSSSGRKGNRKRNDKGWPECNVILEEGSYDDLEDKAFTRRCQAFLALLSFALLFTTFCLIIWGASRPYKAEISMKSLAINNLYLGEGSDSSGVPTKMLTVNGSLKMNIYNPAPLFGIHVSSTPVNLIYSEISVASGQLKKYYQPRKSHRTVSVNLEGNKVPLYGAGSSITVSPNGGKVPLTLKFQIRSRGDVVGKLVRVKHRRQISCPLVIDSSSTKPIKFKRNSCTYE from the exons ATGCTTTCGGCAAAATCTGAGTCTGATATCACTAGCTTAGCTCCGTCGTCACCTTCAAGGTCTCCGAAGCGGCCTGTATACTACGTACAGAGCCCTTCAAGGGACTCCCACGATGGCGACAAGTCCTCTTCTATGCAGGCCACTCCAATCTACAACAACAGCCCAATGGAGTCCCCTTCTCACCCGTCTTTCGGGCGCCACTCGAGGAACTCCTCGGCCAGCCGGTTCTCGGGGATTTTCCGGTCGTCTTCCGGGAGAAAAGGAAACCGGAAGAGGAACGACAAGGGGTGGCCTGAGTGTAATGTGATCTTGGAAGAAGGTTCGTATGatgaccttgaggacaaggcgTTTACAAGGCGCTGTCAGGCTTTTCTGGCGTTGTTAAGTTTTGCGTTATTGTTCACTACCTTTTGCTTGATTATATGGGGTGCTAGCCGCCCTTACAAGGCTGAAATTTCCATGAAG AGCTTGGCAATAAATAACTTGTATCTTGGAGAGGGTTCAGACTCATCTGGGGTTCCAACAAAGATGCTGACAGTGAATGGCTCACTGAAGATGAACATATACAATCCTGCTCCATTGTTTGGGATTCATGTTAGCTCCACCCCTGTCAATCTCATCTATTCAGAGATTTCTGTTGCAAGTGGTCAG TTGAAGAAATATTATCAGCCAAGAAAGAGTCACCGCACTGTCTCAGTGAACTTGGAAGGCAATAAGGTTCCCCTCTATGGGGCTGGATCCAGTATAACAGTATCCCCAAATGGTGGGAAAGTTCCGCTGACATTGAAATTCCAAATCCGGTCTCGAGGGGATGTGGTTGGGAAGCTCGTGAGAGTAAAGCACCGAAGGCAAATCTCTTGCCCTCTGGTCATCGATTCCAGTAGCACAAAACCCATCAAGTTCAAACGGAACTCGTGCACATATGAATGA